One genomic window of Streptomyces sp. NBC_01498 includes the following:
- a CDS encoding SDR family oxidoreductase: MTHHTNVNLVSGATGTVGRQIVLELRSRGHRVRALTRDPAAADFPDGVEVVRGDLADPASLAPALDGVTGLHLITFDGGLFAPLETGPDILKLAAGAGVRRVTVLNGGGDTPLQDAVTAGGIPWTVLMPVEFMANALAWAEPVRTEDTVREPFVERLSAMVHERDIGAVGAVALSEDGHGGRTYVITGPEALTVRDKVATLAAARDRRIGLVELTEEQAAARWRAAGQPEEVVRFLLEVYGNTPPVGRTPLRTVEEVTGCPARTFAEWAAEHADAFRPSVRVPAT, from the coding sequence ATGACCCACCACACGAACGTGAACCTCGTGTCCGGCGCCACCGGTACGGTCGGCCGGCAGATCGTCCTCGAACTGCGCAGCCGGGGCCACCGGGTACGGGCCCTGACCCGTGACCCGGCCGCTGCGGACTTCCCCGACGGCGTCGAGGTGGTACGCGGTGACCTCGCCGACCCGGCGTCCCTCGCCCCCGCCCTCGACGGCGTCACCGGCCTGCATCTGATCACCTTCGACGGCGGCCTCTTCGCCCCGCTGGAGACCGGCCCCGACATCCTGAAGCTGGCCGCCGGGGCCGGGGTGCGCCGGGTCACCGTGCTCAACGGCGGCGGCGACACCCCGCTCCAGGACGCCGTGACGGCGGGCGGCATCCCGTGGACCGTGCTCATGCCCGTCGAGTTCATGGCCAACGCACTCGCCTGGGCGGAGCCCGTACGTACGGAGGACACGGTCCGCGAGCCGTTCGTGGAGCGACTGAGCGCGATGGTCCACGAGCGGGACATCGGCGCGGTCGGCGCCGTCGCCCTCAGTGAGGACGGGCACGGCGGCAGGACGTACGTGATCACCGGGCCCGAGGCGCTGACGGTCCGCGACAAGGTCGCCACGCTGGCCGCCGCCCGCGACCGGAGGATCGGGCTGGTCGAGCTGACCGAGGAGCAGGCGGCCGCGCGGTGGCGGGCCGCCGGGCAGCCGGAGGAGGTCGTCCGCTTCCTGCTGGAGGTGTACGGGAACACCCCGCCGGTGGGCCGGACCCCGCTCCGTACGGTGGAGGAGGTCACCGGGTGCCCCGCGCGGACGTTCGCGGAATGGGCGGCCGAGCACGCGGACGCGTTCCGGCCCTCGGTGCGGGTGCCCGCGACGTAG
- a CDS encoding alpha/beta hydrolase, protein MSDSAAHDSADVAAVARDLAESEALFSRPRVEPDVTVAYGEHPDQVIDFYAPRGGLEGVPLVVVLHGGAWRAPYDRRHLTPFAGFLARRGFAVANVEYRRGGSDNAEAGRWPETFDDVAAAMDALPALVADALPAADPNRIVVTGHSAGGHLALWASARHVLPEGSPWRLDAAPPLRGVVAIAPIADFTSAVELDVCGGAVAQLLGGSERLKEREEYADPSALLPTGIATAVVHGRNDIVVPGAVSEAYVDAAARAGEMVGLTLLEDVGHFPPVDPGADACAVVAEELAQLAY, encoded by the coding sequence GTGTCGGATTCCGCCGCCCACGATTCAGCGGATGTCGCCGCGGTCGCCCGTGACCTCGCCGAGTCCGAGGCGCTCTTTTCGCGTCCGAGGGTGGAGCCCGACGTCACCGTCGCGTACGGGGAGCACCCTGATCAGGTGATCGATTTCTACGCGCCGCGCGGTGGGCTCGAAGGCGTGCCGTTGGTGGTGGTGCTGCACGGCGGGGCGTGGCGGGCGCCGTACGACCGGAGGCATCTGACGCCGTTCGCCGGGTTCCTGGCCCGGCGCGGGTTCGCCGTCGCCAACGTGGAGTACCGGCGCGGGGGCAGTGACAACGCCGAGGCCGGGCGGTGGCCCGAGACCTTCGACGACGTCGCCGCCGCGATGGACGCGCTGCCCGCGCTCGTGGCCGACGCGCTCCCGGCGGCCGACCCGAACCGGATCGTGGTCACCGGGCACTCCGCCGGGGGCCATCTCGCGCTGTGGGCCTCGGCGCGGCACGTACTGCCCGAGGGGTCGCCCTGGCGGCTGGACGCGGCTCCGCCGCTGCGCGGCGTCGTCGCCATCGCCCCCATCGCGGACTTCACCAGCGCCGTCGAACTGGACGTCTGCGGCGGGGCCGTCGCCCAACTCCTCGGTGGGAGCGAGCGGTTGAAGGAGCGCGAGGAATACGCCGACCCGTCCGCCCTGCTGCCCACCGGGATCGCCACCGCCGTGGTGCACGGGCGGAACGACATCGTCGTCCCGGGGGCCGTCTCCGAGGCGTACGTCGACGCCGCCGCCCGCGCGGGAGAGATGGTCGGCCTCACGCTCCTTGAGGACGTCGGGCACTTCCCGCCGGTCGACCCCGGCGCCGACGCGTGCGCGGTCGTCGCCGAGGAACTGGCCCAACTCGCCTACTGA
- a CDS encoding RloB family protein, whose product MSRRQLRGTQRISKSKNTRYEHTKILIATEGVNTEPQYFEKFTALVRAKAVRVVSVKPVGVGRDPLSVVNEAKRLRDLEKRSGDPYDAVWCVVDVDEHASLERACIEAGRLSIEIAISSPCFEIWLLWHFENRTSWVDANTLSKLLQKRGISGKNMSDRFPYGNYPEAIARSSKCESIKVKHAPPNPHSSVPRLISALVKAHGQNG is encoded by the coding sequence ATGAGCCGCCGTCAATTGCGTGGCACCCAGAGGATCTCGAAGTCGAAGAACACGCGATACGAGCACACGAAGATTCTCATTGCCACCGAAGGCGTCAACACGGAACCTCAGTATTTCGAGAAGTTCACGGCATTGGTAAGAGCAAAAGCCGTCCGAGTGGTCAGTGTCAAGCCGGTCGGAGTCGGTCGAGACCCATTAAGTGTAGTAAATGAAGCGAAACGACTTCGGGATCTTGAGAAAAGGAGTGGGGATCCTTATGATGCGGTTTGGTGTGTTGTTGATGTGGACGAACACGCCAGCCTTGAGAGGGCATGTATCGAAGCCGGCCGTCTGAGTATCGAAATAGCGATCAGCTCACCGTGCTTCGAAATCTGGCTGCTGTGGCATTTTGAGAACCGCACATCATGGGTGGATGCAAACACGCTCTCAAAACTCCTGCAAAAAAGGGGAATCTCCGGTAAGAACATGTCTGACAGATTCCCTTATGGAAATTATCCAGAAGCCATCGCCAGATCCTCCAAGTGTGAATCGATTAAAGTAAAGCATGCGCCTCCAAATCCGCACAGTTCGGTCCCGAGGCTGATTTCGGCGTTAGTGAAGGCGCATGGTCAAAATGGTTAA
- a CDS encoding AAA family ATPase, whose translation MLLRFRVTNHKSIRDTAELVLTKSSFEGVRPADGGWDSVTNRVVGIFGPNASGKTTILDAMDFAVKAISNSTRWSDREFFPHAPFLLDKESKTETSAYEFDFTVNGTRHAYGFESSSKGVASEWLYSFPEGRRRTLFERSGPGPGSMTFSRNLKGENVRISRLMGSYNLYLSTASMANHAQLQSVNHYLTKHLRYAAFSEFYKQSRIRAVKKWIEEEETLGQAQSLLRFADLGIQRLSLEEVEVDEKTQSTMRKTIKALTNEGDDEEAFFAELLEEQRKVISFWHTGPSVEDSHNLDLSNESSGTVAWLSLALPALREIKYGGVLIVDELDSSLHPRLASALIAMFKSPEINPRGAQLVFTSHDTSLMGHLSGDGLDQEEMWFSEKSSDGVTEIYPLTDFPVKKDHSVERRYLGGRYGAVPTLAWEELFASLRVEAQT comes from the coding sequence ATGCTTCTGAGGTTCCGTGTCACCAACCACAAGTCCATCCGTGACACCGCTGAACTCGTGCTCACCAAATCGAGCTTTGAAGGAGTACGTCCTGCGGATGGCGGCTGGGACTCGGTGACTAACCGTGTGGTCGGCATCTTCGGCCCCAACGCATCCGGAAAAACCACCATCCTGGACGCAATGGATTTCGCAGTGAAGGCCATCAGTAATTCCACCAGGTGGAGTGACCGAGAATTCTTTCCCCACGCCCCATTTCTCCTCGACAAGGAATCGAAAACGGAAACTTCCGCGTACGAGTTTGACTTTACGGTCAACGGGACGCGTCACGCGTACGGATTCGAGAGCAGCTCCAAGGGGGTTGCCTCTGAGTGGCTCTACTCGTTCCCGGAAGGGCGCCGTCGTACTCTGTTTGAGAGAAGCGGGCCAGGGCCGGGAAGCATGACATTCAGCAGGAACCTCAAGGGAGAGAATGTTCGAATTTCGCGCTTGATGGGGAGCTACAACCTTTACCTCTCCACGGCAAGTATGGCAAATCACGCTCAGTTGCAGAGTGTCAACCATTACCTGACCAAGCATTTGCGCTACGCTGCATTTTCTGAATTCTATAAACAGAGTCGAATCAGGGCGGTCAAGAAATGGATCGAAGAAGAGGAGACTCTGGGGCAGGCTCAATCTTTGCTGCGTTTCGCCGACCTTGGGATTCAACGCCTCTCCTTGGAGGAAGTTGAAGTCGACGAGAAGACTCAGTCGACCATGCGCAAGACAATCAAGGCCCTAACGAATGAGGGGGATGACGAAGAGGCATTTTTCGCCGAACTTTTGGAAGAGCAAAGGAAGGTGATCAGTTTTTGGCACACGGGGCCATCCGTCGAGGATTCTCACAATCTGGATCTGAGCAACGAGAGTAGCGGCACGGTTGCCTGGCTTTCCCTTGCGTTGCCCGCATTGCGGGAGATTAAATACGGCGGAGTGCTGATCGTTGATGAACTCGATTCCAGTCTGCACCCGAGGCTGGCGTCAGCACTCATCGCCATGTTCAAGTCTCCGGAGATCAATCCACGCGGGGCGCAGCTTGTCTTCACCTCGCACGACACTTCCCTGATGGGCCACCTCTCGGGCGATGGCCTGGATCAGGAGGAGATGTGGTTCTCTGAGAAATCCTCCGATGGAGTCACGGAGATTTATCCGCTGACAGATTTTCCCGTCAAGAAGGATCATAGCGTAGAACGTCGATATCTCGGCGGAAGGTATGGGGCAGTTCCCACGCTTGCTTGGGAGGAATTGTTTGCGTCTCTGCGAGTGGAGGCGCAAACATGA
- the kynU gene encoding kynureninase — translation MSETAMSGAAMSEELIKGAAELDAADQLASCRELFALDDDSVYLDGNSLGALPRHVPARVQDVVTRQWGQLRIRSWTEGGWWTAPERIGDRIAPLLGAAPGRVVVGDSTSVNVFKAVVAAARLAGEGRDELLVDAETFPTDGYIAESAARMTSLRVVPVSPADVSRAAGPRTAAALVNHVDFRTGRLHDLPGITAALHGAGALAIWDVCHSAGALPVELDAHGVDLAVGCTYKYLNGGPGSPAFLYVAERHQAAFDSPLPGWTSHVDPFGMTPGYAAAQGATRGRVGTPDILSMLALEASLDVWDGVSLDVLRAKSLALTDFFLRCVSAYAPPDRVASLTPEPHAERGSQVALRCAEAPAVMTDLITRGVIGDLRRPDILRFGFTPLYVGFRDTERAARVLGQVLREIPPTTPAPTSA, via the coding sequence ATGTCTGAGACAGCCATGTCCGGGGCAGCCATGTCCGAGGAACTGATCAAAGGGGCCGCCGAGTTGGACGCGGCGGACCAACTGGCGTCCTGCCGCGAGCTGTTCGCGCTCGACGACGACTCCGTCTATCTGGACGGCAACTCGCTGGGCGCGCTGCCCCGTCACGTACCGGCGCGCGTCCAGGACGTCGTCACCCGGCAGTGGGGCCAACTGCGCATCCGTTCCTGGACGGAGGGCGGCTGGTGGACGGCCCCGGAGCGGATCGGCGACCGGATCGCCCCGCTCCTCGGCGCGGCACCCGGCCGGGTGGTGGTCGGCGACTCCACAAGTGTCAACGTTTTCAAGGCGGTTGTGGCGGCGGCCCGGCTGGCGGGGGAGGGCCGCGACGAACTCCTCGTGGACGCCGAGACGTTCCCCACGGACGGCTACATCGCCGAGTCGGCGGCGCGGATGACCTCCCTGCGCGTGGTACCGGTGTCCCCCGCGGACGTATCGCGCGCCGCCGGCCCGCGTACGGCCGCCGCGCTCGTCAACCACGTCGACTTCCGTACGGGCCGGCTGCACGACCTTCCCGGCATCACGGCCGCGCTGCACGGCGCGGGCGCGCTGGCGATCTGGGACGTGTGCCACAGCGCGGGCGCCCTGCCGGTCGAGCTGGACGCGCACGGAGTCGACCTGGCGGTGGGCTGCACGTACAAGTACCTGAACGGCGGACCGGGTTCACCGGCCTTCCTGTACGTCGCCGAACGCCACCAGGCGGCCTTCGACTCCCCGCTCCCGGGCTGGACCTCGCACGTCGACCCGTTCGGCATGACACCCGGCTACGCGGCGGCGCAGGGCGCGACACGCGGCCGGGTCGGCACACCGGACATCCTCTCCATGCTGGCACTGGAGGCGTCGCTCGACGTGTGGGACGGCGTCTCGCTGGACGTCCTGCGCGCCAAGAGCCTGGCGCTGACGGACTTCTTCCTGCGCTGCGTGTCGGCGTACGCCCCGCCGGACCGGGTCGCCTCACTGACCCCGGAGCCCCACGCGGAACGCGGCAGCCAGGTGGCCCTGCGCTGCGCGGAGGCCCCCGCGGTGATGACGGACCTGATCACCCGCGGCGTCATCGGCGACCTCCGCCGCCCGGACATCCTGCGCTTCGGCTTCACCCCGCTGTACGTAGGCTTCCGCGACACGGAACGCGCGGCGCGGGTGCTGGGGCAGGTACTGCGGGAGATCCCGCCGACGACCCCGGCGCCGACCTCGGCGTAG
- a CDS encoding tryptophan 2,3-dioxygenase family protein gives MSQHPDTSGAGSEAPNLDFAGTTPYEDYVQADVLTHLQHLKSDDPGEMVFLVTTQVMELWFTVIVHEWETASRALREDRVPVAVDALKRSVRELEALNASWTPLSQLTPVQFNSYRSALGEGSGFQSAMYRRLEFLLGDKSASMLVPHRGAPRVHAELEKALQEPSLYDEVLSLLARRGLPVPASVLNRDLTQKYEPSPAIEKLWADVYAEPDQNGEIIRLGEALTDVAELVWRWRNDHLVATRRAMGSKTGTGGSAGVAWLEKRAQKNVFPELWTARSHV, from the coding sequence ATGTCGCAGCACCCCGATACCTCCGGAGCCGGTTCGGAAGCCCCGAACCTCGACTTCGCGGGTACGACCCCGTACGAGGACTACGTCCAGGCGGACGTCCTCACCCATCTCCAGCATCTGAAGTCCGACGATCCGGGCGAGATGGTCTTCCTGGTGACCACCCAGGTCATGGAGCTGTGGTTCACCGTCATCGTCCACGAGTGGGAGACCGCGTCGCGCGCGCTGCGCGAGGACCGGGTGCCGGTCGCGGTCGACGCGCTCAAGCGGTCGGTGCGCGAACTGGAGGCGCTGAACGCGTCCTGGACCCCGCTGAGCCAGCTGACGCCCGTGCAGTTCAACTCGTACCGCAGCGCCCTCGGCGAGGGCTCCGGCTTCCAGTCGGCGATGTACCGGCGGCTGGAGTTCCTGCTCGGCGACAAGTCGGCGTCCATGCTCGTCCCGCACCGGGGCGCGCCGCGCGTCCACGCCGAGCTGGAGAAGGCGCTCCAGGAACCGAGCCTGTACGACGAGGTGCTGAGCCTGCTCGCCCGGCGCGGGCTGCCGGTGCCGGCGTCGGTGCTGAACCGGGATCTCACCCAGAAGTACGAGCCGTCGCCGGCGATCGAGAAGCTCTGGGCCGACGTGTACGCGGAGCCCGACCAGAACGGCGAGATCATCCGGCTGGGCGAGGCGCTGACGGACGTAGCCGAGCTGGTGTGGCGATGGCGCAACGACCATCTGGTGGCGACGCGGCGGGCGATGGGGTCCAAGACCGGCACGGGCGGGTCCGCCGGGGTTGCGTGGCTGGAGAAGCGCGCGCAGAAGAACGTGTTCCCGGAGCTGTGGACGGCGCGCAGCCATGTCTGA
- a CDS encoding DUF3152 domain-containing protein: MPSHGPGDFHTARAAGSPVGSGDAVRRYRVQVEKGIALPAPEAAVEIETILAHPRGWTADGRTSFQLVASGPADFDVKIATPGTVDRICGAAGLRTRGEVNCTVGRSVVVNLKRWVLGSEQFDGPVTEYRALIVNHEVGHRLGRPHLTCGRKGGPAPAMMQQIKGLHGCRANAWPYAANGTYITGPAVP; this comes from the coding sequence GTGCCCTCCCACGGCCCCGGTGACTTCCACACCGCCCGCGCCGCCGGTTCCCCGGTCGGCTCCGGCGACGCCGTACGCCGTTACCGGGTGCAGGTCGAGAAGGGCATCGCACTCCCCGCGCCGGAGGCCGCCGTCGAGATCGAGACAATTCTGGCGCACCCGCGCGGCTGGACCGCCGACGGCCGTACGTCCTTCCAGCTGGTCGCCTCCGGCCCCGCCGACTTCGACGTCAAGATCGCGACGCCCGGCACGGTGGACCGGATCTGCGGCGCTGCCGGTCTGCGTACCCGTGGCGAGGTGAACTGCACGGTCGGCCGCAGCGTCGTCGTGAACCTCAAGCGGTGGGTGCTGGGCTCCGAGCAGTTCGACGGGCCGGTGACCGAGTACCGCGCGCTGATCGTCAACCACGAGGTGGGCCACCGGCTCGGCAGGCCCCATCTCACCTGCGGGCGGAAGGGCGGACCGGCTCCGGCGATGATGCAGCAGATCAAGGGGTTGCACGGCTGTCGTGCGAATGCCTGGCCGTACGCGGCGAACGGGACGTACATCACAGGCCCGGCCGTCCCGTGA
- a CDS encoding DUF3151 domain-containing protein produces the protein MAIHKDLLGGPPPTHLPDDPEPRELLANGTAPADVAAKYPTSSLAWAQLADEAFESGRVVESYAYARTGYHRGLDSLRRSGWKGHGPVPWEHEPNRGFLRALHALARAAQSIGEQDEYERCSGFLRDSSQTAADTLG, from the coding sequence ATGGCCATCCACAAAGACCTCCTCGGGGGACCGCCCCCCACGCACCTGCCCGACGACCCGGAACCTCGCGAGCTCCTCGCGAACGGGACGGCGCCCGCCGACGTCGCGGCGAAGTACCCGACCTCGTCGCTCGCCTGGGCACAGCTCGCCGACGAGGCGTTCGAGAGCGGCCGGGTCGTGGAGTCGTACGCGTACGCCCGTACGGGCTACCACCGCGGTCTCGACTCCCTGCGCCGCAGCGGCTGGAAGGGCCACGGCCCGGTGCCGTGGGAGCACGAGCCGAACCGGGGCTTCCTGCGCGCCCTGCACGCACTCGCGCGCGCCGCGCAGTCGATCGGCGAGCAGGACGAGTACGAGCGCTGCTCGGGCTTTCTGCGGGACTCGTCCCAGACGGCGGCCGACACCCTCGGCTGA
- a CDS encoding MFS transporter, translated as MDIRLGTASGRWIVLTTVLGSTMALLDSTVVNVALPHIGDDLHANLADLQWTVNAYMLTLAALILLGGSLGDRYGRRRIFVLGIVWFAIGSLLCGIAPTAEVLILARALQGVGGALLVPGSLALIQGSFHPDDRARAVGLWSGFGGVGAAVGPFLGGFLVDGPGWRWVFLLNVPLAAICVPVALRHVPESRDPAKHGSFDVLGAALGALALGLVTYALIAKVWWSGAAGVLVAVAFVLLERRRPDPMLPPSIFSSRLFTSVNLVTLCVYAAFGGFFFLAALQLQVVAGYSALAAGTALLPTTVLMLLFSARSGELASRIGPRIPLTLGPLLCAAGLLLMLRVGGGADASYVRDVLPALVVMGLGMVTLVAPLTATVLASVDNARAGLASGINNAAARAAGLLAVAALPLLAGMGPEVYRSATQFDAAFDRAMPMLAGVLVLGALIAWARVRAPGKADASAKAGAAAPSLPQCKVNCGLSAPPLEPTVRAEPGDADGAYRAEA; from the coding sequence ATGGACATCAGGCTGGGCACGGCCTCCGGCCGCTGGATCGTGCTGACGACGGTGCTCGGCTCCACCATGGCGCTGCTCGACTCGACCGTCGTCAATGTCGCACTGCCGCACATCGGTGACGATCTGCACGCGAATCTGGCGGACCTCCAGTGGACGGTCAACGCGTACATGCTCACGCTCGCCGCGCTGATCCTGCTCGGCGGGTCGCTCGGGGACCGTTACGGGCGGCGGCGGATCTTCGTGCTGGGAATCGTGTGGTTCGCGATCGGGTCGCTGCTGTGCGGGATCGCGCCCACCGCCGAGGTGCTGATCCTCGCGCGCGCCCTCCAGGGGGTCGGCGGGGCGCTGCTGGTGCCCGGGTCGCTGGCGCTGATCCAGGGCAGTTTCCATCCGGACGACCGGGCGCGGGCGGTGGGGCTGTGGTCGGGGTTCGGGGGCGTGGGGGCGGCGGTCGGGCCGTTCCTGGGCGGATTCCTGGTGGACGGGCCCGGCTGGCGGTGGGTCTTCCTGCTGAACGTGCCGCTGGCCGCGATCTGTGTGCCGGTGGCGCTGCGGCACGTACCGGAGTCGCGGGACCCGGCGAAGCACGGGAGTTTCGACGTGCTGGGCGCGGCGCTGGGCGCCCTGGCGCTGGGGCTGGTGACGTACGCGCTGATCGCGAAGGTGTGGTGGTCGGGGGCGGCGGGGGTGCTGGTGGCGGTGGCGTTCGTGCTGCTGGAGCGGCGGCGGCCGGATCCGATGCTGCCGCCGTCGATCTTCTCCTCGCGCCTGTTCACGTCGGTCAACCTGGTGACGCTGTGCGTGTACGCGGCGTTCGGCGGGTTCTTCTTCCTGGCGGCGTTGCAGCTCCAGGTCGTGGCGGGTTACTCGGCGCTCGCCGCCGGTACGGCGCTGCTGCCGACGACCGTGCTGATGCTGCTGTTCTCCGCCAGATCGGGGGAGCTGGCCTCGCGGATCGGACCACGCATCCCGCTGACGCTGGGGCCGTTGCTGTGCGCCGCCGGGCTGCTGCTGATGCTGCGGGTGGGCGGTGGGGCGGACGCGTCGTACGTCAGGGACGTCCTGCCCGCGCTGGTGGTGATGGGCCTCGGGATGGTGACGCTGGTCGCGCCGCTGACCGCGACCGTCCTGGCGTCCGTCGACAACGCGCGGGCGGGGCTGGCCAGCGGCATCAACAACGCCGCCGCGCGGGCCGCGGGCCTCCTCGCGGTGGCGGCGCTGCCGCTGCTGGCGGGCATGGGGCCGGAGGTGTACCGGTCGGCGACGCAGTTCGACGCGGCGTTCGACCGGGCTATGCCGATGCTCGCGGGGGTGCTGGTGCTGGGGGCGCTGATCGCCTGGGCGAGGGTACGGGCGCCGGGCAAGGCCGACGCGAGTGCGAAGGCGGGCGCGGCGGCCCCGAGCCTGCCGCAGTGCAAGGTGAACTGCGGCCTGTCGGCGCCCCCGCTGGAGCCGACGGTACGGGCGGAGCCGGGTGACGCGGACGGCGCGTACCGGGCGGAGGCGTGA
- a CDS encoding MalY/PatB family protein: MDDRAVEDQTMDDGTVDDGTARAGSPPPHAAPPHAAPPPGTPAHAAAPPPGTPPPGTPAYDFDTPVDRLGTWSVQWDGVADRFGVAGLLPFTISDMDFASPPEVLAALHARLAHGVLGYTDWRHKDFLSALRHWFATRHATDLDTDRVVYGPSVLNQVSQLLRMWSAPGEAVVVHTPTYDGFRKAVTGLGRELRGAPVGDMAALERELARADSTVLILCSPHNPTGRVWSEGELTEFARLAEAYGVAVISDEIHADFVHPEFAPPGRRHLPWTHVATGRWALVTSATKSFNFPALSGSYGVIGDPADHAEFVRRMETAEGLASPAVLALTAHIAAYREGGPWLDALNAYVRGNLRMVAARLDAAFPRLGWRPPEAGYLAWIDLRPLGVDDAALQRELIEREKVAIMPGTTYGLDGFVRLNVGCPRAKAERGTDALIRALGRLAT, from the coding sequence GTGGACGACCGCGCTGTGGAGGACCAGACGATGGACGACGGGACCGTGGACGACGGGACCGCGCGCGCCGGAAGCCCGCCGCCGCACGCCGCCCCACCCCATGCCGCCCCACCCCCCGGAACCCCGGCCCACGCCGCCGCCCCACCCCCCGGAACGCCACCCCCCGGAACCCCGGCCTACGACTTCGACACCCCCGTCGACCGCCTCGGCACGTGGAGCGTCCAGTGGGACGGTGTCGCCGACCGGTTCGGCGTGGCCGGGCTGCTGCCCTTCACCATCTCCGACATGGACTTCGCTTCCCCGCCCGAGGTGCTGGCCGCGCTCCACGCGCGCCTCGCGCACGGTGTCCTGGGCTACACGGACTGGCGGCACAAGGACTTCCTGTCCGCGCTGCGCCACTGGTTCGCCACCCGCCACGCCACCGACCTCGACACCGACCGTGTCGTGTACGGGCCGTCCGTGCTCAACCAGGTGTCGCAACTGCTGCGCATGTGGAGCGCGCCCGGTGAGGCCGTGGTCGTCCACACCCCCACGTACGACGGTTTCCGCAAGGCGGTCACCGGGCTCGGCCGTGAACTGCGCGGGGCGCCGGTGGGTGACATGGCCGCCCTGGAGCGGGAGCTGGCGCGCGCCGACAGTACGGTGCTGATCCTCTGCTCGCCGCACAATCCGACGGGCCGGGTGTGGTCGGAGGGTGAGCTGACGGAGTTCGCCCGGCTCGCGGAGGCGTACGGCGTCGCGGTCATCAGCGACGAGATACACGCCGACTTCGTGCACCCCGAGTTCGCCCCGCCGGGCCGCCGCCATCTGCCGTGGACCCATGTCGCCACCGGCCGCTGGGCGCTGGTCACCTCGGCGACGAAGTCGTTCAACTTCCCGGCGCTGAGCGGTTCGTACGGTGTCATCGGCGACCCCGCCGACCACGCCGAGTTCGTCCGCCGGATGGAGACGGCCGAAGGGCTCGCCTCCCCGGCCGTCCTCGCGCTGACGGCCCACATCGCCGCGTACCGCGAGGGCGGGCCCTGGCTGGACGCGCTCAACGCGTACGTCCGGGGCAACCTCCGCATGGTCGCCGCCCGTCTCGACGCGGCCTTCCCCCGGCTGGGCTGGCGTCCGCCCGAGGCGGGTTACCTCGCCTGGATCGACCTCCGGCCGCTCGGTGTGGACGACGCCGCGCTCCAGCGCGAGCTGATCGAGCGCGAGAAGGTGGCGATCATGCCCGGGACGACGTACGGCCTCGACGGTTTCGTACGGCTCAACGTGGGCTGTCCGCGTGCCAAGGCCGAACGGGGCACGGACGCGTTGATCCGCGCGCTGGGCCGGCTCGCCACGTAG
- the fbaA gene encoding class II fructose-bisphosphate aldolase, translating to MPIATPEVYAEMLDRAKAGKFAYPAINVTSSQTLHAALRGFAEAESDGIIQMSTGGAEFLGGQYNKDMVTGAVALAEFAHIVAAKYDITVALHTDHCPKDKLDTYVRPLLAVSAERVKAGRNPLFQSHMWDGSAETLADNLDIGETLLAQAAAAKIVLEVEITPTGGEEDGVSHEINDSLYTTVDDALRTAEALGLGEKGRYLLAASFGNVHGVYKPGNVVLRPELLKDLQEGVANKYGKPAGSQPFDFVFHGGSGSSAEEIATALENGVVKMNLDTDTQYAFTRPVVDHVFRNYDGVLKVDGEVGSKKTYDPRTWGKLAEAGMAARVTEACAALRSKGTRLK from the coding sequence ATGCCCATCGCAACCCCCGAGGTCTACGCCGAGATGCTCGACCGGGCGAAGGCAGGCAAGTTCGCCTACCCGGCCATCAACGTGACCTCGTCGCAGACCCTGCACGCCGCGCTGCGCGGTTTCGCGGAGGCCGAGAGCGACGGCATCATCCAGATGTCCACCGGTGGTGCGGAGTTCCTCGGCGGCCAGTACAACAAGGACATGGTGACGGGCGCGGTCGCGCTCGCGGAGTTCGCGCACATCGTGGCCGCCAAGTACGACATCACCGTCGCGCTGCACACCGACCACTGCCCCAAGGACAAGCTGGACACGTACGTCCGTCCGCTGCTCGCCGTGTCGGCCGAGCGCGTCAAGGCCGGCCGTAACCCGCTCTTCCAGTCGCACATGTGGGACGGCTCCGCCGAGACCCTCGCCGACAACCTCGACATCGGCGAGACGCTGCTCGCGCAGGCCGCCGCCGCGAAGATCGTCCTTGAGGTCGAGATCACCCCGACCGGCGGTGAGGAGGACGGCGTCTCGCACGAGATCAACGACTCCCTCTACACGACCGTCGACGACGCGCTGCGCACCGCCGAGGCCCTGGGCCTGGGCGAGAAGGGCCGCTACCTGCTGGCCGCGTCCTTCGGCAACGTGCACGGCGTCTACAAGCCGGGCAACGTGGTGCTCCGTCCCGAGCTGCTGAAGGACCTCCAGGAGGGTGTCGCCAACAAGTACGGCAAGCCCGCCGGCAGCCAGCCGTTCGACTTCGTCTTCCACGGCGGTTCCGGTTCCTCGGCCGAGGAGATCGCGACGGCGCTGGAGAACGGCGTCGTGAAGATGAACCTGGACACCGACACCCAGTACGCCTTCACGCGGCCGGTCGTGGACCACGTGTTCCGCAACTACGACGGTGTGCTGAAGGTCGACGGCGAGGTCGGCTCCAAGAAGACGTACGACCCGCGCACCTGGGGCAAGCTGGCCGAGGCGGGCATGGCCGCGCGCGTGACCGAGGCGTGCGCCGCGCTGCGGTCGAAGGGCACCCGGCTCAAGTAG